GCAGAGAGAACACCTACATAAGTAATATGATCAGGTCTTATACCCATTGCCAGCATATTCTCAAATAACTGTATGGATTCCTCTCCAAATCCATGTTGAGCTAAAGCTAGGATCATTGAAGTCCAAGATACAGTTTCCCTTTTCCAGTGTATCAAATTAAATACTCTCTGTGCACAACTTATGTTTCCAGACTTTGCATACATGGTAATCAAGGCATTACTTACAGAAACTGATGATGCTTCCCCTGATTTTAAAGCTGCAGCATGGATTTGTTTGCCATGATTCAAAGATGCCAAGCTTGAGCAAACACTGAGCATAGCTGCTAGAGTATAGCTATTGGGTTCTGGCCCTATTTCAGACATTAACCTGAAGAGATCCATTGCATCATTGTTTAAGCCATTCTGCATGTAGCCGACAATCATAGCCGTCCATGCAACCACATCCCGGTCCTTTAGAGAATCAAAAATCTTCCTTGCTGGATCTATATCACCAAGTTTGATGTAGCCATCCAGTAGGGCAGTAAAAGCAATCACATTTAAATTGGATATTCGACTCTGCTCCAAAATCCTTCGGGCAATTTCAACTGCACCACATTGTGAGTACATGGATATCAAAGCATTCCCAACTGCCCCAGAAGAGTCAAACTCAGTTCTAAGAATATGAGAATGGATTTGTTTCCCAACATTTAGCTCTTCAAGATTAGAACAAGCTGATAGTACACTTGCTAAAGTATAATGGTCAGGCTTCAGCAAGGATTCCCTAAGCATTCTATAAAACATATTTAAAGCTTCAACATCAAATCCATGCTGGTTATAACCTGCAATCATTGAATTCCAGGAAACAATATCTTTGTCATTCATTTGCTCAAACTGTGCCAATGCAAGATCAACTCGAGCAGTTTGCATATGCAATGAAATCATTGCATTCCAGCTAGAAATGTTCTTTATTGCTATCCTATCAAAAACAATTTCAGCAGTACTAACATCACCTGATTTGGCATACATATTCAACAAAGAATTGTCTACAGAGACATACCTACTCAACCCAAATTTCACAACATAAGAATGAACCTTCCTGCCTATGTCCAATGATCTAATTGCAGCACAAGAAGCAAGAATGCTTGTAACTGTATACTGGGTAGGCAACACATTGCTGCCAACCATCTCAAGAAAAgtcttaattgcaactttaaactgACCAATTAAGTTATACCCGACAATCATAGTGGTCCACGTGATATCATCAGGACAAGGCATCTCATTAAAAATGTGACGCGCTTCATGGATCAGACCCCTTTTTGCATAAGCAGATAGCAATGTGTTCCAAGACGATGCATCCCTTgtaggcatttcatcaaacatacTTTGTGCATCAGAAATAAACCCATTTTTTCCATATGCATTGATGAGATTATTCACAAGGAACGGACCTAAGTGGAGCCCGGACTTGATTATCCGGGCATGGATCGATCTTATGGCAAATGGGTCTTTGATTTTCAGGCTTGTTTGGAGGAGTGAGGCATAAAAATCCGACAGTGAGGTAAGAGGATGTGAGTTTTGGTGTGTCATCATAGGAGTGgacaaaattaacaaattatcaGCAATGATGTTGGTAGAAAGATAAACTGGTTTCCTTAATTCTTCATTAGCTAACTTGAACAAAAGcttgaaattttatgatttgAGAATCTCAATTCTCACACATTTTTGAAGTTCTAAACTGAAGAACTGGTGAGTAAAGAGAGAATGTGGAACCGCTGGCTGTGGGTAGTGGGCTGTAGGTGAGTAGAATCAACCAACAAGTGAGGCACGGAAGAGCCCCTGGAAGTGAAGGTTGAAGATGATTGAAAATGGAAGTCTCGCAAGTCTCACGGAGGCCTGgaactcaatatatataatatacttatatgtattaataataataaactaaacattacaaaaaaaaaaaattgaattgtgttataaataatatatttagtgGCCATTATTTGTAACCATTGTAACGGTCACCATTatgattgttattattactagtgttatatatatatatatatatatatatatatgcatgtatccTCTTTGTAGGTATGGTTGTTGATCTAATGAAATGGCTCTCCTTCCCTATCTCTATTGTTCTACATTACTCATGTTATATTATTAATCCAACCCTGCAAATGATTCACCGGTTAGGAGCTGACAGGCCAACGGGTACAACAAACATATTTCTAACACGTTATCAACAGCTCACTAGTTCTCGCACAATTTtctatgtatatacatatgtattttatgCATATTATCTACTATGCCTGTTCATAGCCTCTGTGCAATATTATACATACATGTTATTAAAATTCCTACACATGTATTTTGATAACTCTATGAACATTGTATGACATCAGATTTTTAGTAGAATTATCTGCTTaacatagattttttttagCCGTATATCACATTATCAGTagaaaaataattgtatatattttgattgctGCAAAGCTCTCtattgagaatttttttttaataaatttcaaaatacaaaaaaataataataataataataaataaataaataaataaataaaagatatacAATGAAtttacaatgattttttttctaatgaACCTGCGCCGTTTTTttcgaaaaagaaaaataaaaacaataccTGTTTTTGTCAACGGCGTTTCTGGTTGCGACGGCGCTGCTCGGCGACTGGAGATCGGTGCAGATGACGGCAGCGGCGGTTCAGACCAGCGGCGGTGTTGCGATGGCGAGCGCGACGTGGCAGTGGCAGCGTCCTGGAGACGGGGTGCGGCGGCGCCGCGGCGGAGGTAACTCTCTACAGCTTCAGCAATGGGAATTGGATTGAGTATCTGAATTTGACCCGCACCAAATTATTATTCATAAactatctcaaaaaaaaaaaatattattcataaataaatatatatttatttacaaaaggATGTTATAGCCCATTCTTaatctatattattttaataggGCCacctttattaatttttaaatacccACCCCTAATCTAATCCGttgttatgctatggacccgggttcaCATTGCAATGTTGACCCTGGTCcgtgttcacaatttcataacttcatgtttataatttcataattccatgtttatatttttataactccgtgttcacaattttataattttatattcacaatttcataatttcatagctcacaatttcatagctctatgttcataatttcataattctatattcaatCGTATCAAAACTCTATGATCAACactataacacaatttttgaatttatataactaaattatgaatatagagttcaaacattatgaatattaaataatgtaattttgtatattaagagctaaaattatgaacataggagatctaaaattatgaatatagactTGTGTCCACCTTGCAAAATTGACCTAGCCTCtatgcacctaaagttttagaatGACATACTTAAGTTTCAAAAACTAACGCAAGTTTAAAACCATGCACATTAAGTACAAAAACCATGTACTtaaaatttgacctagatgcaaaaagaccaaattatCACCGcgttttttaatcattgttgaTCCTGAACGTTTATTTAGACAAAATCAATGTATTTCATTTAACCGCACAATCGCACAGAAGCCACCCATATGCACGtgcacacatacatacatatatataatcataatcatatgagaaccacttcCATGTGAGAATTtgtggacaaattcaaaccaaGATATGATGTATggaaaattaagtaaaaaatgatcggagtcatttttcataaatattataaaattttaaaattagcaggattattttcataaatattacaaatttttatttattttcaaccaTTAAATCTACTAGACCAATAGTTTAGATTTGTCAACggatatgtatgtatatagtgtATCATGATCAGCATTataatatgaataatgaataaatgTACATCATTAGATAACAtatcaataatgtatatttgaaaaataaaattttaatatattgataatgtaagtttaatataataaaaatgtaggTAATGGGCCTACTATAGTCCGAAGATTTCCAGTTTCCAAGTCCGGCTTGCAGGTTGCAGCGTACACTGTAAGAAATCCCCGCCATAATGAAAAATGGAGGCTACGAGTTTTAAAAATTTCCCGCTAAAATTCTGAAGTTTAGCTAAAACTCTACCATCGCTTCATTTTTCCTGGAAAACCAGAATACCACCATACATTCAATTCTGAGATGAAGAACCAAaagcctccgccgccgccgtcgtcGGCGACGAAAAATCCTAACACTACGACCACCAAAAGCGTGGTGCACATCGGCGGCATTCCGGTGGAGTTTCCCTACCAGCCGTACGGCACGCAGCTGGCTTTTATGAATAGGGTTATTGCGACTCTCGATCGCGCGCAGCGGGAGGGTCGATCTCACGCGCTGCTTGAGTCTCCGACCGGTACCGGAAAGTCGCTTTCTCTTCTCTGCTCCGCCCTTGCTTGGCAGCAGAACTTCAAGTCCAAGAGCCGTCATTCCAATCCCACTTGCTCAAAGCCCGACCCAGAGGCCCTTGCTGATCCCATTGGTCACGGTGGTGGCTTTATTCCGGAAATACAACCCTCAGGTAGTCACCTTTTAGCTTATTGGGttacatggtataacaatttgataacattagttgattgtataaaagtatttttttttgctgaaaaattaatagaaaaagttgttttgaagaattttttgaattttaacattttagagttataaaaagttttaaccaaacactaatttttttaattatgtcaaataagTGGTTAAATAAACCATAATTTACTAAatggctaactattttaccaaacatagcTTTGTCTTTTTGTTTTATGATCAACATTTCGAATTGCAATTTTTTCTGTCTCGTTCTCTGAGTGGCAATGTTATCCGGCTGTTATTTCTGTTCAGGAAACCCAGAACCAGCACCATCGGTCACAACAGCTGGAAAGAATCAGAAGAAGAAGTTGGTGCCCACTATTTTTTATGCTACGTAAGATTTAACTCTTTGGATTATCTTTATGTTCCTTCTGCTGCTTGGTAGTTGATATAGATAGGAAATTGAATGCCTTTTCGAATGGAGAAGCACCAAAATTCTGCATTTGTAGAATGCGCAAAGTATATGCAGTCTATATTTGCTTGAATCCTAGAGTTGCTAAATGAATGCATTTCAGCTATCTTTTTGGTTAAGTATTattgcaattaaaattaattaatcttcttgTTTCTAATAATCAGGAGGACCCATTCACAAATTTCTCAAGTGATCAGAGAGTATAGAAAGACATCTTACCGGGTCCCTATGGGTGTGCTGGTAGGTTCATTATTGTTGAAAATAATCATGCTTTCAATAGCCACTCTTAAGTGTTGTATAATCACAGCATCACATCAACATTGCAGCAGCTTATAATGCACCATCTTTTCTAGAGTTGCTGTTGATACTTGGCAGTTGACATATTTAAATGTACAAGCATTcaccttctctttttttttttttttttttttttttttttttttttttttttttttttttttttNNNNNNNNNNNNNNNNNNNNNNNNNNNNNNNNNNNNNNNNNNNNNNNNNNNNNNNNNNNNNNNNNNNNNNNNNNNNNNNNNNNNNNNNNNNNNNNNNNNNNNNNNNNNNNNNNNNNNNNNNNNNNNNNNNNNNNNNNNNNNNNNNNNNNNNNNNNNNNNNNNNNNNNNNNNNNNNNNNNNNNNNNNNNNNNNNNNNNNNNNNNNNNNNNNNNNNNNNNNNNNNNNNNNNNNNNNNNNNNNNNNNNNNNNNNNNNNNNNNNNNNNNNNNNNNNNNNNNNNNNNNNNNNNNNNNNNNNNNNNNNtttttttttttttttttttttttattttttttttttttttttttttttttttttttttttttttttttttttttttttttttttttcaggcaTCACGAAGACATTACTGTACAAACATGAATTTGCGTGGGATGGACAATATTGATGAAAAATGGTAATTTCCCTTCTTCCCTTTTTTTTCCCACTTTATTATTTtcaccttttttctttttatagggttttttttttttttttggttctctTTTGTTTGCTTACATGTATGGTTGAAAATCCCAGCAAGTTGTTATTAAAGGATAAAGAAGCAGGTTGCTGTGAGTTCAAGTGAGTCAGTTATCCATATCTGTATTGCTACTTTACTATTCTCCTATAGATGAAAACATGAGCACATAACTGTCTTTGTTTCCTGACAGAAATGCTCATAAGGTCAAAGCCCATCCATCTCTTCAGAAAGGAGGTTGCCATGAGGCTCATGATATTGAAGATCTTGTCAAAGTTGGACAAGTTGTCAGGGGTTATGCTCTTACCTCTTTCTTCTTTTATAGTTTGgtacttaaaaaaatttaccaatagTCTGCATTTTGTTTTTCAGGATGTTCGTACTTTGCAGCACTGTCCATGGCTGATGATGCAGACCTAGTTTTTTGCCCATACAGCTATATCATTAATCCAGTTGTTCGGAAAGCAATGGATGTGGATATCAATGGGGCCATTATTATTCTTGATGAAGCCCAGTATGTATTGTTTTTTAGAGGTTTACCTGGTGTTATATTGCACCAAGTTGTTTATGGAGAAAATGCATTGAGTAAATAAATGTATCTGTCCCTGTTGCATTTACAAGATACAAAGTCTTGTGCCAGATCCACACTAACTCACAAATTCTAATGTTTATTGCAGTGTTTGGTATAATGCTTGGGGGGTTGATTAGATATGGAACATTTTGTGCAAAACATTATATCTAAGAGGGTGTCTTTGAGTGATGCCAAATGTTCATGCATTGCTTTGATGAGTACCCTTAGCAATTTCTTTTACTTTAACTGGTCTTGCTATGTGCAGCAATATAGAAGATATCTCCCGAGATGCTGGTAGCATGGATGTTGAAGAAGATGTCTTGCGTCGTGAGTGTGGACTCACTTTCCTTGATTTTTATTTGTGTTCATTTCTTGCCTCTAAATGCTTGATGAGTGCTTTCTTGTATATTTAACTTTGATTTACTGATTTCATTTTTGGAAGAATTGTTGGCTGAGCTGCAGCAACTTGCAGTTAGTGATGCAATGACTTACGATCCCTTGAAAGACATGGTGCAGGTAATTGATTGGAATGAATTTCATCCCTGGATTCCCTGCTATTTGAATCCAAACCTTTCACAAGCTCTCaacaattattttcaaatttctcTAGGAAATCATAAATTGGATTGATAGAAGGAAAGACAGTCTAGAAAAGCATGACTTTCAACACTACTTTTCATGGTGAGTTATTCTTTTGCAATACAAGCGTTTTGCTTCCTGTTCTCTATGCCAATAATTTCTTCTCTGCACCGcccatccccccccccccccccccccccccNNNNNNNNNNNNNNNNNNNNNNNNNNNNNNNNNNNNNNNNNNNNNNNNNNNNNNNNNNNNNNNNNNNNNNNNNNNNNNNcccccccccccccccccccccccttttggTGTCTTCTAAAGCTTCTGTGACTGTCAATATTGTTTATGTAGGGATTGGTGAGCAACTTTTGTTTGTTCATCCCAAGTCTCAATACATTATTCCCCTGAATAGATGCTTTGGTTGATTGTTGCTATGCCCTTTTCCATGTTAATTTACCTCAGTTGTTTGGTCAAGTAATTTTCAGTTGGACTGGTGACAAAGCTTTAAAGGAGTTAGAAGAAGCCCATGTGTCAAGACAGTGCTTCCCTATATTAAAAGAGTGTGCTACAAAGGTTGTCTCTTTAAAGAACTTAATAAACATAACCAAATATTACATGTTCAGGCATTAGTGTTAATTTCTTTGCTTTTGTTGTCACCAACTCACCATCATTACTGTCATTGTTACCTTTCCTTCAGGCAATTAGAGTTGCTTCTGATGCAGAGCCAGATGTAGCTCATTTGAGTGGCATGGCAGCAACAGTTCTGGAAGGTATCACATCTTGTCACAGATCTAAGTAATGCTGGGTTTGGCTATCAACtgaaatttgtgattttttaacGACTGTTTTTGCTGCACAGGGTTATTCTCTTCACTTAATTACTTCTTCTCAGAGAATGGGATTCGTGTATGTGATTATCAGCTAGCATTACGAAGTCATATCAAAAGAGTTGCTGGTATGTGGTTAGAAGTTAAATGGAAAGAGATGCCACTTGGTTAGTTAATTCTTATCCATTTGGAGTGCAGAGCATCCTTACAATCTCTGGTGAATGGATGTGGGTAATGGGCAGGTGTactcttaaatttaatttaagagTATCACAATATGTTAGAAATTATTATAAAGTAACTAGTTATATATGGAGTATCATACAGACCTTTGAGCTCTTTGCAGAGGAAATAATGCAGAAATAtgccttttttttaattttttttttaaatattattttaatactgtAATTCAGTCTATAATTGATATTTCTCATCTTTTGTTGACTCTTATCACATTATACAACTACAGGAAAAGCTGATAGTAGTCCGACACATACATTTAGCTTATGGTGCTTGAATCCCGCTGTTGTCTTCAGAGAAATTGCTGATCGTTCTCTATCTGTTATCCTAACATCAGGGTATACATACATAATGCCTAACTGGAATCTTTGTGGTGATACTTTAATATTTCCTCATTTGTTTGGGTTCAATTATAAGGAAACTCTCATATAGTCCTATGCAGTTCTAAAGTATTAGCATATAATGA
This region of Ipomoea triloba cultivar NCNSP0323 chromosome 15, ASM357664v1 genomic DNA includes:
- the LOC116007488 gene encoding pentatricopeptide repeat-containing protein At2g22070 → MMTHQNSHPLTSLSDFYASLLQTSLKIKDPFAIRSIHARIIKSGLHLGPFLVNNLINAYGKNGFISDAQSMFDEMPTRDASSWNTLLSAYAKRGLIHEARHIFNEMPCPDDITWTTMIVGYNLIGQFKVAIKTFLEMVGSNVLPTQYTVTSILASCAAIRSLDIGRKVHSYVVKFGLSRYVSVDNSLLNMYAKSGDVSTAEIVFDRIAIKNISSWNAMISLHMQTARVDLALAQFEQMNDKDIVSWNSMIAGYNQHGFDVEALNMFYRMLRESLLKPDHYTLASVLSACSNLEELNVGKQIHSHILRTEFDSSGAVGNALISMYSQCGAVEIARRILEQSRISNLNVIAFTALLDGYIKLGDIDPARKIFDSLKDRDVVAWTAMIVGYMQNGLNNDAMDLFRLMSEIGPEPNSYTLAAMLSVCSSLASLNHGKQIHAAALKSGEASSVSVSNALITMYAKSGNISCAQRVFNLIHWKRETVSWTSMILALAQHGFGEESIQLFENMLAMGIRPDHITYVGVLSACIHVGLVAQGRLYFRMMKDVHGIEPTSSHYSCMIDLFGRAGLLQEAQDFIEKMPIEPDAIAWGSLLASCKVHKNVKLAKLAAERLLSIDPENSGAYSGLANAYAACQKWEEAAKIRKSMKDRQVKKEQGFSWVQIKNEVHVFGVEDVLHPQRDAIFQTMEKIWKEIKKLGFVPDTESVLHDLDNELKDQLLRHHSEKLAIAFGLLNTPDNTTLRIMKNLRVCNDCHSAIKYISKLVGREIIVRDATRFHHFKDGFCSCRDYW